The Solanum pennellii chromosome 11, SPENNV200 sequence CGGAAAATACACATTCATATCCATACAGGTAGGACtacaaaacaatttttatagAGATAAGAAAAGTGGATTACCCCTAATCTTTGGAGGGTCAATTTGTTTCTGAGAAAGGGTTTGAAGCTGTTCATCAAGTTTTCTCAAAGCTTCACGGGCTTTATCAGGGTCAATTTCAAATTCAGAATCTTTTTCCACAGCTTCAACCCaacaaatttttcttcttcctcttctgttgttgttgattaaattccatCTTGTTGAAACAGAGGTAGTTGGATGggtgaggaagaagaagattgAGGGATTATTCAAAGGGTTTGTGTGAAGTGAGAGACAATTATGAAATTGCAGCATTTGATACTCACTATGTGTAGAGTATAGTTATGGATAAAGTATAAATTTGTTTGGTTTATCATCTCTCACCAATTTCTCTGTCATTTTTGGCTATCACAACATACCATCTacattgaatttgaattgttaGCGTGCATAAATAGACatttaaatttaagaaatttgtataaaattataggAAAAATGTATAAGTATTTCTAATCTATTCGAAATCACAGACACatatttatactatattaaggtcttATTACTCCTGAACTTactttataagtatttttttactCCTTTTCGATCTACGTGGCATTAgcttgaaagaaaaagtcaaccagcgttgggtccacaagatagtgccacgtaggccgaaaaagggtagaaaattattaataaaataagttcaggggtaataggatcttagtatagtataagtgtgtctctgagatttcggaaaTAGATTGAGGTGGTAATTGTGCATTATcgcaaaattaaataagtagaatatatatatatatatttgtataatacaAATTAGTTGTCAGGTAAGATAACACGTGTATCTTAATTCTTACGTGAATTTGTCATGAAGAATGcatatatctatttattatattttatataattttaagtgtTTATTTGTGTATATCTAAAAATAAAGGACATATCAAGTTGAGACCAAATTAAAGCCACATTTTCTAATAGTCATTCAACTAATTAAAAAatgggaaaattatatataatagcaaattattaaatcaaattaaatgttcatactttgatttaattgtgccctgtagcaaactgtttgtcagttacctctctccctcaaactcttgCTCGTcactctctctttctcgctcgctccctctcacttttatacaaacacaaatgtataaaatgtgtttgtgtttgtataagacgagaaaaaattgtatatatatacatatattttcgttcccctctctCAGATCTCGCTCGTCACCCTCACCTCTATAgcttatacaaacataaacgaaatgtataaattttgtttctatttgtataaaacgagagaaaattgtatatacacttgcaaatacatatatctttgtCCTATACactataattatacaatataaatattttcctacgcaattttttttgtctttctcaTTTTTTCGTTTTATATATACGCAAactatacaattgatttgtatacaaatgttttcttttgtatatgtatagcgaattatacaattggtttctttgtatatgtatagctaattatacatatttatgtttggtATGGAGCGCactatgcaaactttgctataacatataaatatgatttatgtgttgttatatgtgaaagttactctTAAAAAATACA is a genomic window containing:
- the LOC107003193 gene encoding uncharacterized protein LOC107003193, encoding MLQFHNCLSLHTNPLNNPSIFFFLTHPTTSVSTRWNLINNNRRGRRKICWVEAVEKDSEFEIDPDKAREALRKLDEQLQTLSQKQIDPPKIRATDVTRASSQVTEDTRDPEGSFLTSLAFGLLLFTIFYNILFTTVIKPAVDGPETVAEIDLYASNS